A DNA window from Fundidesulfovibrio soli contains the following coding sequences:
- a CDS encoding alkylphosphonate utilization protein encodes MDELKVKDSNGTLLKDGDSVLLIKDLKVKGTSVTLKRGTLIKNIRLTDDAGEIECNAEKVKGLVLKTAFLKKA; translated from the coding sequence ATGGACGAGCTGAAAGTGAAGGACAGTAACGGCACCCTGCTCAAAGACGGCGACAGCGTCCTGCTCATCAAGGATCTCAAGGTCAAGGGGACCTCGGTCACGCTCAAGCGCGGCACTCTCATCAAGAACATCCGCCTCACGGACGACGCGGGCGAGATCGAGTGCAACGCGGAGAAGGTGAAAGGCCTGGTGCTCAAAACTGCCTTTCTGAAAAAGGCCTAG